In Prunus dulcis chromosome 1, ALMONDv2, whole genome shotgun sequence, the following are encoded in one genomic region:
- the LOC117615795 gene encoding meiosis-specific protein ASY1 isoform X1: protein MVVAQKVKEAEITEQDSLLLTRNLLRIAIFNISYIRGLFPEKYFNDKSVPALEMKIKKLMPMDAESRRLIDWMEKGVYDALQKKYLKTLLFCVCETIEGPMIEEYTFSFSYSNSESQEVSMNISRSGNKKEGGTFKCKSTAEITPNQMRSSACKMVRTLVQLMRTLDRMPEERTILMKLLYYDDVTPAEYEPPFFRTCSEEEARNSWTKNPLKMEVGNVNSKHLVLALKVKSVLDPCEDENDDIQDDEVSLGADSMQRDDYSESDSEVNQSQEDQYIVTPVGDKQQPREDSSAPPEDNSMVDEDDTQDSVEDEQQLSRIKDWISSCHTDTVELTDVLSNFPDISVVLTEEIMDNLVKEGVLSKTGGDTYTINGQKKSDYEFTLVKEEMDGQIIPIADKTPKVNDLMYMKALYHALPMQYVTVAKLHNKLGGEANQTTVRKFIDKMTREGFVEAKGNRRLGKRVIHSDTTQKKLTEVKKALNIDAMDVDNFEPNNKSKHLDHTMGSNYRDTSTCGALHSIGSDLTRMRIRSNGHQNSPMRSEQTISKTKDHANTPTSRAQPVTSRESFVPGNENVRANGNSDQGDEGERVICSSRSTKRSRKTSTVKEPILQYTKRQKSQAV, encoded by the exons ATG GTTGTCGCACAGAAAGTGAAGGAAGCAGAGATTACCGAGCAGGACTCGCTTCTTCTG ACGAGGAACCTGCTTCGGATTGCTATATTCAATATCAGTTACATCAGAGGTCTCTTCCCGGAGAAGTATTTCAATGATAAGTCTGTTCCAGCTTTAG AGATGAAGATCAAAAAACTAATGCCAATGGACGCAGAGTCTCGCAGACTTATTGATTGGATGGAGAAAG GTGTATACGATGCATTGCAGAAGAAGTACCTGAAAACGCTTTTGTTCTGCGTGTGCGAAACAATTGAAGGGCCAATGATTGAGGAATATACGT TTTCTTTCAGTTATTCAAATTCTGAAAGTCAGGAGGTTTCGATGAATATCAGTCGCTCTGGGAACAAGAAAGAGGGTGGAACATTCAAGTGTAAGTCCACTGCAGAAATTACTCCCAACCAGATGAG GAGTTCTGCTTGTAAAATGGTCCGCACACTGGTTCAACTGATGAGAACTCTGGATAGGATGCCCGAAGAG CGGACCATACTGATGAAACTCCTGTACTATGATGATGTGACG CCAGCAGAGTATGAGCCTCCATTCTTCAGAACCTGCTCAGAGGAAGAAGCTCGTAATTCGTGGACcaaaaatcctttgaaaatggAGGTTGGGAATGTAAACAGTAAGCATCTTGTATTAGCTTTGAAG GTAAAGAGCGTCCTTGATCCTTGTGAGGATGAAAATGATGATATTCAAGATGATGAGGTGAGTTTAGGAGCTGATTCCATGCAAAGGGATGATTACTCTGAATCTGACAGTGAG GTTAACCAGTCACAAGAGGATCAATATATAGTTACGCCTGTAGGTG ATAAGCAACAACCACGGGAAGATAGCAGTGCACCACCAGAAGATAACAGCATGGTTGATGAAG ATGACACTCAGGATTCAGTGGAAGATGAACAACAATTGTCCCGGATAAAGGACTGGATCAGTAGCTGCCACACTGACACTGTTGAACTTACTGATGTTCTCTCGAATTTTCCGGACATTTCAGTG GTTCTGACTGAAG AAATTATGGACAATCTTGTTAAGGAAGGTGTTCTATCAAAAACTGGAGGGGACACTTATACTATTAACGGGCAGAAG AAGTCTGATTATGAGTTCACTCTGGTGAAAGAAGAAATGgatggtcaaataatcccaaTTGCTGACAAGACACCAAAGGTTAATGATCTCATGTACATGAAG GCGCTGTATCATGCTCTTCCGATGCAGTACGTGACAGTTGCGAAGCTTCATAACAAGCTTGGAGGGGAAGCAAATCAGACTACTGTCCGCAAGTTCATTGATAAAATGACACGGGAAGGTTTTGTTGAAGCCAAAGGCAACCGAAGGCTAG GAAAGCGTGTGATCCATTCTGATACTACCCAGAAAAAGCTGACTGAAGTCAAGAAAGCTCTGAATATTGATGCAATg GATGTGGACAATTTTGAACCAAATAACAAGTCCAAACATCTAGACCATACTATGG GAAGCAATTACCGGGACACGTCCACATGCGGTGCCCTCCATTCCATTGGATCAGATCTCACACGCATGAGAATAAGATCTAACGGTCATCAAAATAGTCCCATGAGGAGTGAGCAGACTATTTCAAAGACAAAGGACCATGCAAACACTCCAACAAGCAGGGCTCAG CCTGTGACTTCAAGAGAGAGCTTTGTGCCAGGCAATGAGAACGTCAGAGCAAATGGCAACTCCGATCAGGGTGATGAAGGGGAGAGAGTGATATGCAGTAGCAGGTCCACCAAGCGTTCCAGGAAAACAAGCACG GTCAAGGAGCCTATTCTCCAGTACACGAAGCGCCAGAAATCCCAAGCCGTCTGA
- the LOC117615795 gene encoding meiosis-specific protein ASY1 isoform X2, which produces MVVAQKVKEAEITEQDSLLLTRNLLRIAIFNISYIRGLFPEKYFNDKSVPALEMKIKKLMPMDAESRRLIDWMEKGVYDALQKKYLKTLLFCVCETIEGPMIEEYTFSFSYSNSESQEVSMNISRSGNKKEGGTFKCKSTAEITPNQMRSSACKMVRTLVQLMRTLDRMPEERTILMKLLYYDDVTPAEYEPPFFRTCSEEEARNSWTKNPLKMEVGNVNSKHLVLALKVKSVLDPCEDENDDIQDDEVNQSQEDQYIVTPVGDKQQPREDSSAPPEDNSMVDEDDTQDSVEDEQQLSRIKDWISSCHTDTVELTDVLSNFPDISVVLTEEIMDNLVKEGVLSKTGGDTYTINGQKKSDYEFTLVKEEMDGQIIPIADKTPKVNDLMYMKALYHALPMQYVTVAKLHNKLGGEANQTTVRKFIDKMTREGFVEAKGNRRLGKRVIHSDTTQKKLTEVKKALNIDAMDVDNFEPNNKSKHLDHTMGSNYRDTSTCGALHSIGSDLTRMRIRSNGHQNSPMRSEQTISKTKDHANTPTSRAQPVTSRESFVPGNENVRANGNSDQGDEGERVICSSRSTKRSRKTSTVKEPILQYTKRQKSQAV; this is translated from the exons ATG GTTGTCGCACAGAAAGTGAAGGAAGCAGAGATTACCGAGCAGGACTCGCTTCTTCTG ACGAGGAACCTGCTTCGGATTGCTATATTCAATATCAGTTACATCAGAGGTCTCTTCCCGGAGAAGTATTTCAATGATAAGTCTGTTCCAGCTTTAG AGATGAAGATCAAAAAACTAATGCCAATGGACGCAGAGTCTCGCAGACTTATTGATTGGATGGAGAAAG GTGTATACGATGCATTGCAGAAGAAGTACCTGAAAACGCTTTTGTTCTGCGTGTGCGAAACAATTGAAGGGCCAATGATTGAGGAATATACGT TTTCTTTCAGTTATTCAAATTCTGAAAGTCAGGAGGTTTCGATGAATATCAGTCGCTCTGGGAACAAGAAAGAGGGTGGAACATTCAAGTGTAAGTCCACTGCAGAAATTACTCCCAACCAGATGAG GAGTTCTGCTTGTAAAATGGTCCGCACACTGGTTCAACTGATGAGAACTCTGGATAGGATGCCCGAAGAG CGGACCATACTGATGAAACTCCTGTACTATGATGATGTGACG CCAGCAGAGTATGAGCCTCCATTCTTCAGAACCTGCTCAGAGGAAGAAGCTCGTAATTCGTGGACcaaaaatcctttgaaaatggAGGTTGGGAATGTAAACAGTAAGCATCTTGTATTAGCTTTGAAG GTAAAGAGCGTCCTTGATCCTTGTGAGGATGAAAATGATGATATTCAAGATGATGAG GTTAACCAGTCACAAGAGGATCAATATATAGTTACGCCTGTAGGTG ATAAGCAACAACCACGGGAAGATAGCAGTGCACCACCAGAAGATAACAGCATGGTTGATGAAG ATGACACTCAGGATTCAGTGGAAGATGAACAACAATTGTCCCGGATAAAGGACTGGATCAGTAGCTGCCACACTGACACTGTTGAACTTACTGATGTTCTCTCGAATTTTCCGGACATTTCAGTG GTTCTGACTGAAG AAATTATGGACAATCTTGTTAAGGAAGGTGTTCTATCAAAAACTGGAGGGGACACTTATACTATTAACGGGCAGAAG AAGTCTGATTATGAGTTCACTCTGGTGAAAGAAGAAATGgatggtcaaataatcccaaTTGCTGACAAGACACCAAAGGTTAATGATCTCATGTACATGAAG GCGCTGTATCATGCTCTTCCGATGCAGTACGTGACAGTTGCGAAGCTTCATAACAAGCTTGGAGGGGAAGCAAATCAGACTACTGTCCGCAAGTTCATTGATAAAATGACACGGGAAGGTTTTGTTGAAGCCAAAGGCAACCGAAGGCTAG GAAAGCGTGTGATCCATTCTGATACTACCCAGAAAAAGCTGACTGAAGTCAAGAAAGCTCTGAATATTGATGCAATg GATGTGGACAATTTTGAACCAAATAACAAGTCCAAACATCTAGACCATACTATGG GAAGCAATTACCGGGACACGTCCACATGCGGTGCCCTCCATTCCATTGGATCAGATCTCACACGCATGAGAATAAGATCTAACGGTCATCAAAATAGTCCCATGAGGAGTGAGCAGACTATTTCAAAGACAAAGGACCATGCAAACACTCCAACAAGCAGGGCTCAG CCTGTGACTTCAAGAGAGAGCTTTGTGCCAGGCAATGAGAACGTCAGAGCAAATGGCAACTCCGATCAGGGTGATGAAGGGGAGAGAGTGATATGCAGTAGCAGGTCCACCAAGCGTTCCAGGAAAACAAGCACG GTCAAGGAGCCTATTCTCCAGTACACGAAGCGCCAGAAATCCCAAGCCGTCTGA
- the LOC117616220 gene encoding ferredoxin, root R-B2-like yields MTTLNVLTARLSTICSTRTAKPCRSSAFVMGPRSHGSVSRSSYKALGLKASSSFCVSAMAVYKVKLLEPNGEEAEFDAPEDVHILDSAESAGLNLPHLCRSGACSTCTGLMVLGSVDQSEGVFLDEMQMEKGYVATCVSYPTSDCVIHTHKESDLH; encoded by the coding sequence ATGACGACGTTGAATGTCTTAACAGCAAGACTTTCAACCATATGTTCCACGAGAACTGCAAAACCGTGCAGATCCTCAGCCTTCGTTATGGGTCCTCGTTCGCATGGCTCTGTATCGAGGAGCAGTTATAAAGCATTAGGGCTGAAagcttcttcctctttctgTGTATCAGCAATGGCAGTTTACAAAGTGAAGCTGTTGGAGCCAAATGGTGAGGAGGCTGAGTTTGATGCCCCTGAAGATGTCCACATTCTGGACTCGGCTGAAAGCGCAGGGCTGAACTTGCCTCACTTGTGCAGGTCAGGGGCATGCTCTACTTGTACCGGGCTCATGGTTTTGGGGTCGGTGGATCAATCGGAGGGAGTGTTCCTAGATGAGATGCAGATGGAGAAAGGGTACGTGGCCACCTGCGTCTCATACCCAACATCAGATTGTGTTATTCACACCCACAAAGAAAGCGATCTCCACTGA
- the LOC117615809 gene encoding CTD small phosphatase-like protein 2 isoform X2: MQTKKKSSGRTAAREHASPKVTRAQKKAYENVQLVEKKVADLITSSARKQRVGGIHKKNGEPVTATISTMNYDSMCDETAETCLEHDALSDGCIENKGCKEETADCMLGTIFSPSFHISKHTNGEPANEVVEAAGISSEVSAIYLAMKNSKLECVDEHGQEPMSTDLYTDDDEFDEIDDFDPYLFIKNLPDLSSVVPTFRPMLLPKQTRSCPPTSLVLDLDETLVHSTLEPCDDADFTFPVNFNLQQHTVYVRCRPHLRDFLDRVSTLFEIIIFTASQSIYAEQLLNVLDPKRKIFRHRVFRDSCVFVEGNYLKDLSVLGRDLSRVIIVDNSPQAFGFQVDNGIPIESWFDDRSDKELLLLLPFLESLVGVEDVRPLIANKFNLRERVAAAVYPLNSCRGDPFER, translated from the exons AtgcaaacaaagaagaaaagttcTGGAAGAACTGCTGCTAGAGAGCATGCTAGTCCCAAGGTTACAAGAGCTCAGAAGAAAGCCTATGAAAATGTGCAACTTGTGGAAAAGAAGGTTGCAGATCTAATTACATCTTCTGCAAGAAAGCAGAGAGTTG GTGGCATTCATAAAAAGAATGGGGAGCCTGTTACTGCAACCATTTCAACTATGAATTATGACTCAATGTGTGATGAGACTGCTGAGACTTGTTTGGAGCATGATGCTTTAAGTGATGGTTGCATAGAGAATAAG GGTTGTAAAGAGGAAACTGCTGATTGCATGCTGGGAACTATATTTTCTCCTTCCTTTCACATATCTAAGCACACCAATGGGGAACCTGCTAATGAAG TTGTGGAAGCAGCCGGTATTTCTTCTGAAGTCTCAGCCATATATCTTGCTATGAAAAATTCTAAGTTGGAATGCGTAGATGAGCATGGTCAAGAGCCCATGTCAACTGATTTATACACAGATGATGATGAGTTTGACGAGATTGATGACTTTGATCCTTACTTATTCATCAAGAACTTACCTGATTTGTCATCTGTTGTCCCAACTTTTCGGCCGATGCTTCTGCCTAAACAGACACGGAGTTGCCCTCCTACTAGTCTTGTTTTGGACTTGGATG AAACTTTGGTACACTCCACACTAGAACCTTGTGATGATGCAGACTTCACTTTTCCTGTAAATTTTAATCTCCAGCAGCACACAGTATACGTCCGATGCCGTCCTCATCTCAGAGATTTTCTGGACAGAGTTTCCACTCTTTTTGAGATCATAATATTTACAGCTAGTCAAAGTATTTATGCAGAGCAGCTTCTAAATGTGCTGGACCCAAAAAGGAAGATATTTCGCCATCGTGTTTTTCGTGATTCCTGTGTTTTTGTGGAGGGGAATTACCTCAAAGATTTGTCAGTTCTGGGTCGTGATTTGTCACGTGTTATCATAGTCGACAACTCTCCACAG GCATTTGGATTCCAAGTAGACAATGGAATACCAATTGAGAGCTGGTTTGATGATCGTTCTGATAAAGAATTACTTTTATTACTTCCttttttggagagcttggttGGAGTAGAAGATGTTCGGCCACTAATTGCAAACAAATTCAACCTTAGGGAGAGAGTAGCTGCTGCTGTTTATCCTCTGAACTCATGTAGAGGTGATCCTTTTGAAAGGTGA
- the LOC117615809 gene encoding CTD small phosphatase-like protein 2 isoform X1: MQTKKKSSGRTAAREHASPKVTRAQKKAYENVQLVEKKVADLITSSARKQRVGGIHKKNGEPVTATISTMNYDSMCDETAETCLEHDALSDGCIENKGCKEETADCMLGTIFSPSFHISKHTNGEPANEVDFVKFFRNEDHNFHQECEIKYSRVDVLNGHVVQETSESLVRDEKSYYENTLSSVNITYPVVEAAGISSEVSAIYLAMKNSKLECVDEHGQEPMSTDLYTDDDEFDEIDDFDPYLFIKNLPDLSSVVPTFRPMLLPKQTRSCPPTSLVLDLDETLVHSTLEPCDDADFTFPVNFNLQQHTVYVRCRPHLRDFLDRVSTLFEIIIFTASQSIYAEQLLNVLDPKRKIFRHRVFRDSCVFVEGNYLKDLSVLGRDLSRVIIVDNSPQAFGFQVDNGIPIESWFDDRSDKELLLLLPFLESLVGVEDVRPLIANKFNLRERVAAAVYPLNSCRGDPFER; this comes from the exons AtgcaaacaaagaagaaaagttcTGGAAGAACTGCTGCTAGAGAGCATGCTAGTCCCAAGGTTACAAGAGCTCAGAAGAAAGCCTATGAAAATGTGCAACTTGTGGAAAAGAAGGTTGCAGATCTAATTACATCTTCTGCAAGAAAGCAGAGAGTTG GTGGCATTCATAAAAAGAATGGGGAGCCTGTTACTGCAACCATTTCAACTATGAATTATGACTCAATGTGTGATGAGACTGCTGAGACTTGTTTGGAGCATGATGCTTTAAGTGATGGTTGCATAGAGAATAAG GGTTGTAAAGAGGAAACTGCTGATTGCATGCTGGGAACTATATTTTCTCCTTCCTTTCACATATCTAAGCACACCAATGGGGAACCTGCTAATGAAG tTGATTTTGTTAAATTCTTTAGAAATGAAGACCACAATTTCCATCAAGAATGTGAAATAAAGTACTCGAGAGTTGATGTGCTGAATGGTCATGTTGTTCAAGAGACTTCCGAATCCTTGGTTAGAGATGAGAAGAGTTACTATGAGAACACATTATCTTCAGTAAATATAACATATCCTG TTGTGGAAGCAGCCGGTATTTCTTCTGAAGTCTCAGCCATATATCTTGCTATGAAAAATTCTAAGTTGGAATGCGTAGATGAGCATGGTCAAGAGCCCATGTCAACTGATTTATACACAGATGATGATGAGTTTGACGAGATTGATGACTTTGATCCTTACTTATTCATCAAGAACTTACCTGATTTGTCATCTGTTGTCCCAACTTTTCGGCCGATGCTTCTGCCTAAACAGACACGGAGTTGCCCTCCTACTAGTCTTGTTTTGGACTTGGATG AAACTTTGGTACACTCCACACTAGAACCTTGTGATGATGCAGACTTCACTTTTCCTGTAAATTTTAATCTCCAGCAGCACACAGTATACGTCCGATGCCGTCCTCATCTCAGAGATTTTCTGGACAGAGTTTCCACTCTTTTTGAGATCATAATATTTACAGCTAGTCAAAGTATTTATGCAGAGCAGCTTCTAAATGTGCTGGACCCAAAAAGGAAGATATTTCGCCATCGTGTTTTTCGTGATTCCTGTGTTTTTGTGGAGGGGAATTACCTCAAAGATTTGTCAGTTCTGGGTCGTGATTTGTCACGTGTTATCATAGTCGACAACTCTCCACAG GCATTTGGATTCCAAGTAGACAATGGAATACCAATTGAGAGCTGGTTTGATGATCGTTCTGATAAAGAATTACTTTTATTACTTCCttttttggagagcttggttGGAGTAGAAGATGTTCGGCCACTAATTGCAAACAAATTCAACCTTAGGGAGAGAGTAGCTGCTGCTGTTTATCCTCTGAACTCATGTAGAGGTGATCCTTTTGAAAGGTGA
- the LOC117616231 gene encoding cytochrome P450 78A5-like: protein MKLFMVANLSILVFWFGATTILHQTLFSTALTLPLFFFLNYWLVPGGFAWSNYQNSPKGPKLRGPVGWPVLGFLPHQMGSLAHQKLSTMATSLKATRLMAFSLGTTRVIISSHPDTAREILGGSSFSDRPIKQSAKLLMFERAIGFAPSGTYWRHLRRIAAVHMFSPRRIGGLEALRQKVANEMIVEIWDGMKENRVVGLKEILQKGSLNNIIESVFGLEEKEGSSTSNLTLMLHDMVKQGYELISRSNLEDYFPLRFLDFYGVRRKCHKLAAEVSCVVGQIVRERKRAGDFSAGNDFLSAMLALPQEDKLTDTDMVAVLWEMVFRGTDTVAILLEWIMARIVLHPDIQAKAQQELDTHVGNNRLVQDSDLPNLPYLQAIVKEVLRMHPPGPLLSWARLAVHDVHVDKVFIPAGTTAMVNMWAITHDPSIWKDPSEFRPERFIEEDVSIMGSDLRLAPFGSGRRVCPGKALGLATVHLWLARLLHQFKWFPAEAVDLSECLRLSLEMKKPLACRVVPRGMMSQ from the exons ATGAAACTCTTCATGGTCGCCAACCTTTCCATCTTAGTCTTTTGGTTTGGAGCCACTACAATTTTACACCAAACCCTATTCTCAACTGctctcactctccctctcttcttcttcctcaactACTGGCTTGTCCCTGGAGGCTTTGCATGGTCAAATTACCAAAACTCCCCAAAAGGGCCAAAGCTCAGAGGCCCTGTTGGGTGGCCTGTGCTGGGGTTCTTGCCCCATCAAATGGGTTCTCTTGCCCATCAGAAACTGTCCACTATGGCAACTTCTCTCAAGGCAACCAGGCTCATGGCATTCAGCCTAGGCACAACACGTGTCATCATCAGCAGCCATCCGGACACTGCTAGGGAAATCCTAGGAGGGTCTTCCTTTTCTGACCGTCCGATTAAGCAGTCGGCTAAGTTGCTAATGTTTGAGCGTGCCATTGGGTTTGCTCCTTCTGGGACATATTGGCGCCACCTGCGCAGGATAGCAGCGGTCCATATGTTCTCACCAAGGAGAATCGGAGGCCTAGAAGCCCTGAGGCAGAAAGTGGCCAATGAAATGATAGTGGAAATTTGGGATGGGATGAAAGAAAATAGGGTTGTGGGATTGAAAGAAATATTGCAAAAGGGTTCTTTGAATAACATAATTGAGAGTGTTTTTGGTTTAGAAGAAAAGGAGGGTAGTTCAACGTCTAATCTAACGTTAATGTTGCATGATATGGTGAAACAAGGTTATGAGTTGATTTCTAGGTCTAATTTGGAGGATTATTTTCCTCTGAGGTTTTTAGACTTTTATGGTGTGAGGAGAAAGTGTCACAAATTGGCGGCTGAAGTTAGCTGTGTCGTGGGCCAAATTGtgagggagagaaaaagagcaGGAGATTTCAGTGCTGGCAATGACTTTCTGAGTGCCATGCTTGCTTTGCCTCAAGAGGATAAATTAACTGATACAGACATGGTTGCTGTTTTGTGG GAAATGGTATTTCGAGGAACGGACACGGTTGCTATACTTCTGGAGTGGATTATGGCGAGGATAGTCTTACACCCAGACATACAAGCCAAAGCACAGCAGGAGCTGGACACGCACGTGGGGAATAACAGGCTCGTGCAAGATTCCGACCTTCCGAACCTGCCTTATCTACAGGCCATAGTCAAGGAAGTTCTCCGAATGCACCCTCCAGGCCCATTGCTATCATGGGCCCGCCTCGCGGTCCATGATGTCCACGTAGACAAGGTCTTCATCCCAGCTGGCACAACCGCAATGGTTAACATGTGGGCCATAACCCACGATCCGTCCATCTGGAAGGATCCCTCGGAGTTCAGGCCCGAGAGGTTCATCGAGGAGGACGTGTCTATAATGGGGTCGGATCTTAGGCTTGCCCCATTCGGGTCTGGCAGGAGAGTGTGCCCGGGCAAAGCGTTGGGCTTAGCCACCGTCCACTTGTGGCTTGCTAGGCTTTTGCACCAATTCAAGTGGTTTCCGGCAGAGGCGGTGGACCTTTCGGAGTGTTTGAGGCTGTCTCTGGAGATGAAGAAGCCACTCGCATGTCGTGTTGTCCCTCGTGGCATGATGAGCCAATGA